A genome region from Bacillota bacterium includes the following:
- a CDS encoding threonine synthase, translating to MAFSLRCTRCGRVYPADPTATTCPACDGGPESPSILEIRQDTGLGRGSWERMLARSPREWGIWRFAEVLPVSGVPRSASGEPVTGGEGDTPLVRAQRLGETLGIDLYLKNEAFNPTGSFKDRVAVMVVAKALEAGAHRLILSSSGNMAGGVASLAAAAGLRVTAVVAPETSVAKVAQIRMYGADVVRVGPTETDRLSLCLEAARRLGWFTATSPLCPYGSYGAKTMAYEEWSQLAARGAVAPDWVVIPVGYGCNFVGHWKGYLDLQEAGFISRLPRLVGVQPEGSPSLVRAWEEGREEGIPGPSDSIAGGISQTLTLNARQCLQAMRQTGGMAIAVSDTEMLDAQRELARLAGVFAEPSAAAALAGVRKLGGRGVFCLHDRVIAVLTGSGLKDTETALQQAGGDAPTIPARVDALLEVVSPD from the coding sequence TTGGCGTTTTCGTTACGGTGTACACGGTGCGGCAGGGTTTATCCGGCCGATCCGACCGCCACCACCTGCCCTGCCTGTGACGGGGGTCCGGAGTCCCCCAGTATCCTGGAAATCAGACAGGATACCGGGCTGGGCCGGGGCTCCTGGGAGAGGATGCTGGCGCGTTCTCCCCGGGAGTGGGGGATATGGCGTTTCGCCGAAGTGCTTCCCGTGAGCGGCGTCCCGCGGAGCGCCTCCGGCGAGCCGGTGACGGGCGGCGAGGGTGACACCCCGCTGGTGCGGGCGCAGCGCCTGGGCGAGACGCTGGGGATCGACCTCTACCTGAAGAACGAGGCCTTCAATCCCACGGGTTCCTTCAAGGACCGGGTGGCGGTCATGGTGGTGGCCAAGGCGCTGGAAGCGGGAGCGCACCGGCTGATCCTGTCTTCGTCGGGTAACATGGCAGGCGGCGTGGCTTCCCTGGCGGCGGCGGCCGGCCTGCGGGTGACGGCGGTGGTGGCGCCGGAGACCAGCGTGGCCAAGGTGGCCCAGATCAGGATGTACGGGGCGGATGTGGTGCGGGTGGGTCCCACCGAGACGGACCGGCTGAGCCTGTGCCTGGAGGCGGCCCGGCGCCTGGGGTGGTTCACCGCCACCTCGCCCCTTTGTCCCTATGGATCATACGGAGCCAAGACCATGGCGTACGAAGAGTGGTCCCAGCTGGCCGCGCGGGGAGCCGTCGCACCGGACTGGGTGGTTATCCCGGTGGGATACGGCTGCAACTTCGTGGGCCACTGGAAGGGTTACCTCGACCTGCAGGAGGCGGGATTCATCTCCCGCCTGCCCAGGCTGGTGGGCGTGCAACCGGAGGGCTCTCCTTCCCTGGTGAGGGCCTGGGAAGAGGGGAGGGAAGAGGGCATCCCCGGGCCCTCGGATTCCATCGCCGGGGGTATCTCTCAGACCCTCACGCTCAATGCCCGCCAGTGCCTGCAGGCCATGCGGCAGACCGGCGGCATGGCAATCGCGGTGTCCGACACAGAGATGCTGGACGCCCAGCGGGAACTGGCCCGTCTGGCGGGGGTTTTCGCCGAACCCTCCGCGGCAGCGGCGCTCGCGGGGGTAAGGAAGCTCGGGGGCCGCGGGGTTTTCTGCCTGCATGACAGGGTGATAGCCGTGCTCACGGGGAGTGGCCTTAAGGACACCGAGACGGCTCTGCAGCAGGCCGGCGGGGATGCCCCCACCATCCCGGCCCGGGTGGACGCCCTCCTGGAGGTGGTTTCCCCCGATTGA
- a CDS encoding helix-hairpin-helix domain-containing protein: MSAPERLATVILLTLALVAVPVSMWRHGVLGPLPAALGDSGWTLQQSAGPASGPQESAGPAAGQPQGAAAGVPPQGVSPGGTDMEGGPYESTGSGEGGGVVVHVAGAVRHPGVYRLPGGARVVDAIRAAGGEREGGAAWALNLAARVVDGDRIYVPTGREVADYGSGSNWRPGGGVMAGGAPARPVDINHASVEELDTVPGIGPALAQRIVAFRRTNGPFARVEDLTRVPGIGPKTLESMREWLVTR, translated from the coding sequence GTGTCTGCGCCCGAGCGCCTGGCCACGGTGATACTGCTCACCCTGGCCCTGGTAGCAGTGCCGGTCAGCATGTGGCGTCACGGTGTCCTGGGGCCCTTGCCCGCCGCTCTCGGGGATTCCGGCTGGACGCTCCAGCAGAGCGCCGGCCCCGCCAGCGGGCCGCAGGAAAGCGCTGGCCCCGCCGCCGGGCAGCCGCAAGGCGCCGCCGCCGGTGTGCCGCCGCAGGGGGTTTCCCCTGGCGGCACTGACATGGAGGGTGGGCCGTACGAGAGTACGGGTTCAGGTGAGGGCGGCGGGGTGGTGGTGCACGTCGCCGGTGCGGTGCGCCATCCCGGAGTGTACCGCCTGCCCGGCGGGGCGCGGGTGGTCGATGCCATCCGGGCGGCCGGGGGAGAAAGGGAGGGCGGGGCCGCCTGGGCGCTGAACCTGGCCGCCCGGGTGGTGGACGGAGATCGCATTTACGTCCCCACCGGGCGGGAAGTGGCGGATTACGGAAGCGGGAGCAACTGGCGGCCCGGCGGCGGCGTCATGGCAGGCGGTGCTCCCGCGCGGCCGGTGGATATCAACCACGCTTCGGTGGAGGAGCTGGACACCGTCCCCGGGATCGGACCCGCCCTCGCCCAGAGGATCGTGGCCTTTCGCAGGACCAACGGTCCCTTTGCCCGGGTGGAGGACCTCACCCGGGTACCAGGCATAGGGCCCAAAACCCTGGAAAGCATGAGGGAATGGCTGGTTACCCGGTAG
- the leuS gene encoding leucine--tRNA ligase: MNYEPDRRELYWLDRWQEWDLYRTEQDPSRPKYYCLEMFPYPSGDFHMGHSRNYTIGDVLARFYRMNGYNVLHPMGYDAFGLPAENAAIVRGMHPADWTWGNIDKLRYWFRRMGYSYDWEREISTCHPDYYRWTQWMFLFLHHRGLTYRARAPVNWCPQCATVLANEQVVQGGCWRCGTPVVRKELEQWFFRITAYADRLLDDLELLDGWPERVKVMQANWIGRSAGAEIRFRVEELGEDITVFTTRQDTLFGATFMVLAPEHPLVRRLAAGRPQEARVLEFVERAAARQRQGEEEEGAAARPKEGIFLDSYCRNPATGEPIPIWVADYVLMEYGTGAVMGVPAHDQRDLEFARQHGLPVRVVIQPPGSNLDGDTMDSAYDGPGVMVNSGPFDGTPHEEGKARITAWGEEQGWAQPAVQYRLRDWLVSRQRYWGAPIPVVYCDECGIVPVPEQDLPVLLPEMVDFSPRGMSPLAAAREFVETTCPSCGGPARRETDTMDTFVCSSWYYMRYVSPRYTAGPFQKEAAFYWLPVDQYTGGIEHAVLHLLYSRFLTKALYDGGLVPEPEPFRRLLTQGMVLKDGSAMSKSRGNVVEPGPIVEKYGADTARVFVLFAAPPEKEIDWSDRGVEGAYRFLTRVWRLGEVRPGLFRQVSGLPGPEQALPGGRDPALPPAGGTGDADAAGERPNAGDGAARPDAGGVAALEVRRLVHRTIKKVTEDVRDRYMLNTALAALMEMVNGLYAYAGEDRTGGDRHVVAEALHALVRLLAPFAPFLTEEMWHHLGGEGSVHRQPWPRYDPALVAVEEVTVVVQVDGRVRHRFQARADAAPEELEAQALAAPRVRQFLNGREVSRVVIVPGRLVSIATRPAAS, from the coding sequence ATGAACTACGAACCGGACCGTCGCGAGCTTTACTGGTTGGACCGCTGGCAGGAGTGGGACCTCTACCGCACGGAACAGGATCCCTCGCGGCCCAAGTACTACTGCCTGGAGATGTTCCCGTACCCTTCGGGCGACTTCCACATGGGTCACTCGCGCAACTACACCATCGGGGACGTGCTGGCCCGCTTCTACCGCATGAACGGGTACAACGTCCTCCACCCCATGGGGTACGATGCCTTCGGCCTTCCTGCCGAGAATGCCGCCATCGTGCGCGGCATGCACCCGGCCGACTGGACATGGGGGAACATCGATAAGCTGCGTTACTGGTTCCGCCGCATGGGTTACTCGTATGACTGGGAGCGGGAGATATCCACCTGCCACCCCGATTACTACCGGTGGACGCAGTGGATGTTCCTGTTCCTGCACCACCGCGGCCTCACCTACCGGGCTCGCGCCCCAGTGAACTGGTGCCCGCAGTGCGCCACCGTGCTGGCCAACGAGCAGGTGGTGCAGGGCGGGTGCTGGCGGTGTGGCACTCCGGTGGTCAGGAAGGAGCTGGAGCAGTGGTTCTTCCGCATCACCGCCTACGCCGACCGCCTGCTCGACGACCTGGAGCTGCTGGACGGGTGGCCCGAGCGGGTGAAGGTGATGCAGGCCAACTGGATCGGGCGTTCCGCGGGGGCCGAGATCCGCTTCCGGGTCGAGGAGCTGGGCGAGGACATCACCGTTTTCACCACCCGGCAGGACACCCTCTTCGGTGCCACCTTCATGGTGCTGGCCCCGGAGCATCCTCTGGTCAGGCGGCTGGCGGCGGGCAGGCCGCAGGAGGCCCGGGTGCTGGAGTTCGTCGAGCGGGCCGCTGCCCGCCAGCGGCAGGGAGAAGAGGAGGAGGGTGCGGCCGCCCGTCCCAAGGAGGGTATCTTCCTCGATTCGTACTGCCGCAACCCCGCTACCGGCGAGCCCATCCCCATCTGGGTGGCTGACTACGTGCTCATGGAGTATGGTACCGGCGCGGTGATGGGGGTTCCCGCCCACGACCAGCGCGACTTGGAGTTTGCCCGGCAGCACGGGCTACCTGTACGCGTGGTGATCCAGCCCCCCGGGAGCAACCTGGACGGCGACACCATGGACAGCGCCTACGATGGGCCGGGGGTGATGGTGAACTCCGGTCCCTTCGATGGAACCCCCCACGAAGAGGGCAAGGCCCGCATCACTGCCTGGGGCGAGGAGCAGGGGTGGGCGCAGCCGGCGGTACAGTACCGCCTGCGAGACTGGCTGGTCTCCCGCCAGCGGTACTGGGGTGCTCCCATCCCCGTCGTTTACTGCGATGAGTGTGGCATCGTGCCTGTCCCCGAGCAGGACCTGCCCGTGCTGCTCCCCGAGATGGTGGATTTCTCCCCCAGGGGCATGTCGCCGCTGGCAGCCGCCCGGGAATTCGTGGAAACCACCTGTCCCAGCTGCGGCGGTCCTGCCCGGCGGGAGACCGATACCATGGACACCTTCGTGTGTTCCTCCTGGTACTACATGCGCTATGTCTCCCCCCGCTACACGGCCGGGCCATTCCAGAAGGAGGCGGCGTTCTACTGGCTGCCCGTTGACCAGTACACGGGCGGCATAGAGCACGCCGTCCTCCATCTCCTGTACTCGCGCTTCTTGACCAAGGCGCTCTACGATGGCGGGCTGGTACCGGAACCCGAGCCTTTCCGGCGCCTGCTCACCCAGGGCATGGTGCTCAAGGATGGATCAGCCATGTCCAAGTCGCGGGGCAACGTGGTGGAGCCCGGGCCCATCGTGGAGAAGTACGGTGCCGACACCGCCCGGGTGTTCGTGCTCTTCGCCGCGCCCCCCGAGAAGGAGATCGACTGGTCCGACCGGGGCGTGGAGGGAGCCTACCGCTTCCTCACGCGGGTGTGGCGCCTGGGCGAGGTTCGTCCCGGTCTCTTCCGCCAGGTGTCCGGCCTGCCCGGCCCGGAGCAGGCGCTGCCCGGGGGGCGCGACCCGGCGCTGCCGCCGGCAGGGGGCACGGGGGACGCCGATGCCGCCGGTGAGCGGCCCAACGCCGGAGATGGAGCGGCCCGGCCCGATGCCGGCGGCGTGGCCGCCCTGGAAGTGAGACGGCTGGTGCATCGCACCATCAAGAAGGTCACCGAGGACGTACGCGACCGCTACATGCTCAACACTGCCCTGGCCGCCCTCATGGAGATGGTCAACGGCCTCTACGCGTACGCGGGCGAGGACCGTACCGGAGGCGACCGCCACGTGGTGGCGGAAGCCCTGCACGCCCTGGTGCGCCTGCTGGCACCCTTCGCCCCCTTCCTGACGGAAGAGATGTGGCATCACCTGGGCGGAGAAGGTAGCGTCCACCGGCAGCCCTGGCCCCGGTACGATCCCGCCCTGGTGGCGGTGGAAGAGGTGACGGTGGTGGTGCAGGTGGACGGGCGCGTCCGTCATCGCTTTCAGGCCCGTGCCGACGCCGCGCCGGAGGAACTGGAAGCGCAGGCCCTGGCCGCTCCCCGGGTGCGGCAGTTCCTGAACGGTCGCGAGGTGTCCCGCGTGGTTATCGTCCCCGGCAGGCTGGTGAGCATCGCCACCCGCCCTGCTGCCTCCTGA
- a CDS encoding TrkA family potassium uptake protein has product MREFAVLGLGRFGTAVAKALFEQGHFVLGVDNDEGKVAAISQCCSRAVRADVTDEEALRALAVWEYDAVVVAMGNLQASLLTTILLKELGTRYVIAKAASDIHGKVLRKLGADRVVFPERDMGIRVARNLTAFRVVDHLEVSPEFSLVELTAGKEMAGRTLRQLNLRARYGVNVLMIKKGQEATYLPLADEVVNEGDVLVVAGRNEALARFEKVLEEAARTGHLP; this is encoded by the coding sequence ATGAGAGAATTCGCCGTGCTGGGGTTGGGACGCTTCGGGACTGCGGTGGCCAAGGCCCTGTTTGAACAGGGGCACTTCGTCCTGGGCGTGGACAACGATGAGGGAAAGGTGGCCGCCATCAGCCAGTGCTGCTCGCGGGCGGTGCGGGCCGACGTGACCGACGAGGAGGCCCTGCGGGCCCTGGCGGTCTGGGAGTATGACGCCGTGGTGGTGGCCATGGGCAACCTGCAGGCCAGCCTGCTCACCACCATCCTCCTCAAGGAGTTGGGCACCAGGTACGTCATCGCCAAGGCCGCCTCGGACATTCACGGCAAGGTGCTGCGCAAGCTGGGGGCCGACCGGGTGGTATTCCCCGAGCGGGATATGGGGATCAGGGTAGCCCGCAACCTCACCGCCTTCAGGGTGGTGGATCACCTGGAGGTTTCGCCCGAGTTCAGCCTGGTGGAGCTTACCGCGGGCAAAGAGATGGCGGGCAGGACGCTGCGGCAGCTGAACCTGCGGGCCCGCTACGGGGTCAACGTGCTCATGATCAAGAAGGGCCAGGAAGCCACCTACCTGCCCCTGGCCGACGAGGTGGTGAACGAAGGGGACGTCCTGGTGGTGGCGGGTCGCAACGAGGCCCTGGCCCGCTTCGAGAAGGTGCTGGAGGAAGCGGCGCGCACCGGCCATTTGCCTTGA
- a CDS encoding TrkH family potassium uptake protein codes for MRVIQDSPARVLVLGFAAVIALGTILLLIPAATAPGRRTDVLTALFTATSATCVTGLVVVDTATHWSWLGHLVIALLIQVGGLGIMTMSTFFALLIGKRITLRERLVVQEALGQLTLAGIVRLVRLVLLATAMCEGLGMLLLFLQWVGRYPAPRALALAAFHSVSAFNNAGFDLFSVSLQPFVEDAGVVLVVAGLIVLGGLGFVVLAEMWSFRRGQWRPSLHTYLVLRVTGLLIAFAMLFILLVEWSNPLTLGPLSLKGKLLAALFQSVTPRTAGFSVVPVGGLRVATLVLTIVLMFVGASPGGTGGGIKTTTFASQVLAVWATVRGYPEITVHERRLPGEVVQRALAITFISLTLVMGVSMALSLTEGGEYLPLLFETTSAFGTVGLSAGVTPGLSPAGRLLIVFTMFAGRVGPLTLAIALAKRGRPPAPLHFLEEKVAVG; via the coding sequence TTGCGGGTGATCCAGGATAGTCCGGCCCGGGTTCTGGTGCTGGGCTTCGCCGCCGTGATCGCGCTGGGCACCATTCTCCTGCTCATCCCGGCCGCCACCGCGCCGGGGCGGCGTACGGACGTCCTCACCGCCCTTTTCACCGCCACTTCCGCCACCTGCGTGACGGGGCTGGTGGTGGTGGACACCGCCACCCACTGGTCCTGGTTGGGCCACCTGGTGATCGCCCTGCTCATCCAGGTGGGTGGTCTGGGCATAATGACCATGTCGACCTTCTTCGCCCTTCTCATCGGCAAGCGCATCACGCTGCGGGAGAGGCTGGTGGTGCAGGAGGCCCTGGGGCAACTCACCCTGGCCGGCATCGTCCGCCTGGTCCGGCTGGTGCTGCTGGCGACCGCCATGTGCGAGGGACTGGGCATGCTCCTTCTTTTCCTGCAGTGGGTGGGCCGGTATCCCGCCCCCCGCGCCCTGGCCCTGGCCGCCTTCCACAGCGTTTCTGCCTTCAACAACGCCGGGTTCGACCTCTTCTCTGTGAGCCTGCAGCCCTTCGTGGAAGATGCCGGCGTGGTGCTGGTGGTGGCGGGCCTGATCGTCCTGGGCGGCCTGGGATTCGTTGTCCTGGCGGAGATGTGGAGCTTCCGGCGCGGGCAGTGGCGGCCCTCCCTCCACACCTACCTCGTGCTCAGGGTCACCGGCCTGCTGATTGCGTTCGCGATGTTGTTTATCCTGCTGGTGGAGTGGAGCAACCCCCTCACATTGGGCCCCCTTTCCCTCAAGGGGAAACTGCTGGCTGCCCTGTTTCAGTCCGTCACCCCGCGCACGGCCGGATTCAGCGTGGTACCGGTGGGAGGATTGCGGGTTGCCACGCTGGTCCTCACCATCGTTCTCATGTTCGTCGGGGCTTCGCCGGGAGGAACGGGCGGGGGTATCAAGACCACCACGTTCGCCTCCCAGGTGCTGGCGGTGTGGGCCACCGTGCGGGGATATCCGGAGATAACGGTGCACGAGCGCAGGCTGCCGGGGGAGGTGGTGCAGAGGGCCCTGGCCATCACCTTCATCTCCCTCACTCTGGTGATGGGGGTGAGCATGGCCCTCAGCCTCACCGAAGGGGGCGAATACCTCCCCCTGCTCTTTGAGACCACCTCCGCCTTCGGTACGGTGGGACTGTCCGCGGGTGTGACCCCGGGCCTTTCTCCGGCCGGCCGCCTGCTCATCGTGTTCACCATGTTCGCGGGGCGGGTGGGGCCTCTCACCCTGGCCATAGCCCTGGCCAAACGCGGCCGGCCCCCGGCGCCCCTGCACTTCCTGGAGGAAAAGGTGGCCGTCGGTTGA
- the rsfS gene encoding ribosome silencing factor, with protein MSPELEALELAMLAARAAEGRKARDVMVMEMRDLTTLTDYFVLASGRTPIQVRAMSDQVEDEAARRGVRLLHREGYDRGRWVLLDYGDVVVHLFCEEERKFYALERLWGDAPVVYAAGSPVLAVESGE; from the coding sequence GTGAGCCCTGAGTTGGAAGCTCTGGAACTCGCCATGCTGGCGGCCCGGGCCGCCGAGGGCAGGAAGGCCAGGGACGTCATGGTCATGGAGATGCGGGACCTCACCACGTTGACCGACTACTTCGTGCTGGCCAGCGGCCGCACCCCCATCCAGGTACGGGCCATGTCCGACCAGGTGGAGGATGAGGCCGCCCGCCGTGGGGTCCGGCTGCTTCACCGGGAAGGTTACGATCGGGGCCGGTGGGTGCTGCTTGATTACGGGGACGTGGTGGTGCACCTGTTCTGCGAGGAAGAGCGCAAGTTCTATGCCCTGGAAAGACTGTGGGGTGACGCCCCTGTGGTGTACGCGGCTGGCAGCCCCGTCCTGGCGGTAGAGAGCGGGGAATAG
- a CDS encoding LCP family protein: MPGAIMIDARPAETRLGRRSNRARRRPWLWVLLAVGLLLAGWAGWLAYVTWTGLQRGLGAGGNEVEPPLVEPGSRVNVLVLGLDSQLDASGRPITDWRHSHGRADTIMLVSFDLGRQEAGVLSLPRDSRVQIPGREGYDKLNAAHAYGGPGLAIRAVEELTGVPVHYYVRTSFDGVARLVDLLGGVEFDVPRNMDYEDPYQNLYIHLKGGRQVLDGKAAVELLRFRQYPDGDIDRIRVQQAFVMAALHKALSVVTLARLPFLVDDALACVDTNVPARKVLALARLGLSLSTDRMRVGTAPGAPRDIGGLSYWVLDREGLARTIGQVLYGVEQAVPIEVLNGTGRPGLAALAAEVLRKQGFSVVHVGNADREYPRTVIRVGEAGEQEAGAVAAALSGMVSRPAVEKAPNHADGHGPARLTVILGADVVVRGSEP; this comes from the coding sequence ATGCCCGGTGCCATTATGATCGATGCCAGGCCGGCGGAAACGAGACTGGGCAGGAGGAGCAATAGAGCCCGTCGGCGTCCGTGGTTGTGGGTGCTGCTTGCCGTGGGCCTCTTGCTGGCGGGCTGGGCGGGGTGGCTGGCTTATGTCACCTGGACAGGCCTGCAACGGGGGCTGGGAGCGGGGGGGAACGAAGTAGAACCGCCTCTGGTGGAGCCGGGCTCCCGCGTCAACGTGCTGGTGCTGGGCCTGGATTCCCAGCTGGATGCGAGCGGCAGGCCCATCACCGACTGGCGGCACTCCCACGGCCGTGCCGATACCATAATGCTGGTGAGCTTTGACCTGGGGCGCCAGGAGGCGGGTGTCCTCTCCCTGCCCCGGGATTCCCGCGTGCAGATTCCGGGCAGAGAGGGATACGACAAGCTCAATGCCGCCCATGCTTACGGGGGCCCCGGGCTGGCCATACGCGCGGTGGAGGAGCTTACCGGGGTGCCGGTCCACTACTACGTGCGTACGAGCTTCGACGGCGTTGCCCGCCTGGTGGATCTGCTGGGTGGGGTGGAGTTCGACGTGCCCCGGAACATGGACTACGAGGACCCCTACCAGAACCTCTATATCCATCTGAAAGGCGGCCGGCAGGTGCTGGACGGAAAGGCAGCCGTCGAGCTCCTGCGCTTCCGGCAGTATCCGGACGGGGACATCGATCGCATCAGGGTGCAGCAGGCCTTTGTGATGGCGGCCCTCCACAAGGCCCTCTCGGTGGTGACTCTGGCCCGCTTGCCCTTTCTGGTCGATGACGCCCTGGCCTGTGTGGATACCAACGTGCCGGCGCGCAAGGTTCTGGCCCTGGCGCGCCTGGGACTGTCCCTGTCCACTGACAGGATGCGGGTGGGAACCGCTCCCGGAGCGCCCCGGGACATCGGGGGATTGAGCTACTGGGTCCTGGACCGGGAAGGGCTGGCGCGCACCATCGGGCAGGTACTGTATGGCGTCGAGCAGGCCGTCCCCATTGAGGTGCTGAATGGTACGGGGAGGCCGGGCCTGGCCGCCCTGGCCGCCGAGGTCCTGCGCAAGCAGGGGTTCTCGGTGGTGCACGTGGGAAACGCCGACCGCGAGTATCCCCGGACGGTGATCCGGGTGGGCGAGGCCGGCGAACAGGAGGCCGGCGCGGTGGCGGCGGCTCTTTCCGGTATGGTGAGCCGTCCTGCTGTGGAGAAGGCTCCCAACCACGCCGACGGCCATGGGCCCGCGCGCTTGACCGTAATCCTGGGGGCCGATGTGGTTGTACGGGGGAGTGAGCCCTGA
- the yqeK gene encoding bis(5'-nucleosyl)-tetraphosphatase (symmetrical) YqeK, with the protein MARRLPASRWAHSLGTARVSRALAPRLGVDPAKAWVAGLVHDIARDLPAVELLSLAGRFGILVDTVEREAPELLHGPVGAELARLELGVEDPEILDAVARHTVGGAGMRPLSLLLYLADFIEPNRHFPGVEQVREMAARDPELAALWTMEKTLTYLFREGLPAHPSTLEGRNSLLSRLVKEGRWRPWEGGAQDARCHYDRCQAGGNETGQEEQ; encoded by the coding sequence ATGGCGAGACGCCTTCCCGCCTCCAGATGGGCGCACAGCCTGGGAACCGCCCGGGTCAGCCGGGCGCTGGCTCCCCGGCTGGGGGTGGATCCGGCCAAGGCCTGGGTCGCGGGGCTGGTGCACGACATCGCCCGTGATCTGCCCGCGGTAGAGCTGTTGTCCCTGGCCGGGCGTTTTGGTATACTCGTTGACACGGTGGAGCGGGAGGCGCCTGAGCTCCTGCACGGGCCGGTGGGGGCGGAACTGGCGCGGCTGGAGCTGGGGGTCGAGGACCCGGAAATCCTGGATGCCGTGGCGCGGCACACGGTGGGCGGGGCGGGAATGCGCCCCCTTTCGCTTCTCCTCTACCTGGCCGATTTCATTGAGCCAAACCGGCATTTCCCTGGGGTGGAGCAGGTACGGGAAATGGCGGCCAGGGACCCGGAGCTGGCGGCGCTGTGGACAATGGAGAAGACCCTCACCTACCTGTTCCGGGAAGGCCTGCCCGCCCACCCCAGCACGCTGGAGGGTCGCAATTCCCTGCTATCAAGACTGGTGAAGGAGGGTCGGTGGCGTCCCTGGGAAGGCGGGGCTCAGGATGCCCGGTGCCATTATGATCGATGCCAGGCCGGCGGAAACGAGACTGGGCAGGAGGAGCAATAG
- a CDS encoding RNA-binding protein yields the protein MPKTLYVGNLPWGTTEDELARAFSAYVEVRGCRIITDRETGRSRGFGFVEVDEEDVEKAVQAMNGAMFGGREIVVNEARPRQNKY from the coding sequence ATGCCTAAGACCCTGTACGTGGGAAATCTGCCGTGGGGCACCACGGAGGATGAACTCGCCCGCGCGTTCTCGGCGTACGTGGAAGTCCGCGGTTGCCGCATCATTACGGATCGTGAGACCGGACGTTCCCGTGGTTTCGGGTTCGTAGAGGTGGACGAGGAAGACGTGGAGAAGGCCGTGCAGGCCATGAACGGCGCCATGTTTGGTGGCCGGGAGATCGTGGTCAACGAGGCCAGGCCGCGGCAGAACAAGTACTAG
- the nadD gene encoding nicotinate-nucleotide adenylyltransferase, producing the protein MSEPVTDNIGIMGGTFDPIHLGHLVTAETARQAFHLRKVIFVPAGRPPHKEGQPITEAEHRYMMTVLATVSNPDFCVDRVEIDQPGPSYSVDTVALFGERYPDSNLYFITGADAVLEICSWRNCHRLLSMCRVVAATRPGYDLAGLSRLADMVGEELFCRIVPLGVPALAISSSDLRRQVTQGRSIRYLVPRAVEEYIQKHGLYRRPRERRAAAGWGMVHIDGPILSGKAGEEDA; encoded by the coding sequence GTGAGTGAACCCGTTACGGATAATATCGGTATCATGGGTGGGACGTTCGACCCCATCCACCTGGGGCACCTGGTGACTGCGGAGACAGCTCGCCAGGCTTTTCATTTGCGTAAGGTTATCTTCGTCCCGGCGGGCCGGCCTCCCCACAAGGAAGGGCAGCCCATCACCGAGGCGGAACACCGGTACATGATGACCGTGCTCGCTACCGTCTCCAACCCCGATTTCTGCGTGGACCGGGTCGAGATCGACCAGCCCGGGCCTTCCTACAGCGTGGACACGGTGGCCCTTTTCGGGGAGCGGTACCCGGACAGCAACCTGTACTTCATAACCGGTGCCGACGCCGTGCTGGAGATCTGCTCCTGGCGGAACTGCCACCGGCTGCTGTCCATGTGCAGGGTGGTGGCCGCCACCAGGCCGGGCTACGACCTGGCGGGCTTGAGCAGGCTGGCCGACATGGTGGGGGAGGAGCTCTTCTGCCGCATCGTTCCCCTCGGGGTGCCCGCTCTGGCCATATCCTCCAGCGACCTGCGCCGGCAGGTCACCCAGGGGAGGTCCATCAGGTACCTGGTCCCGCGCGCTGTGGAAGAATACATCCAGAAGCACGGGTTGTACCGCAGGCCCCGAGAGCGCCGGGCGGCGGCTGGTTGGGGCATGGTTCACATAGACGGGCCCATCTTGTCAGGAAAGGCAGGTGAAGAGGATGCCTAA
- the rpmA gene encoding 50S ribosomal protein L27, with protein sequence MRVFDIQLFAHKKGMGSSRNGRDSRSKRLGVKASDGQRVTAGSIIVRQRGTRVVPGVNVGVGRDDTLFALADGVVRFQSRGDRKVVGVFGPEATLQA encoded by the coding sequence ATGCGTGTCTTCGATATCCAGCTGTTCGCCCACAAGAAGGGCATGGGCAGCTCGCGCAACGGTCGGGATTCCCGCTCCAAGAGGCTGGGGGTCAAGGCTTCCGACGGCCAGCGGGTTACCGCGGGGAGCATCATCGTACGCCAGCGGGGTACCCGGGTGGTGCCGGGGGTGAACGTGGGCGTCGGTCGCGACGACACCCTGTTCGCGCTGGCGGACGGGGTGGTCCGGTTCCAGTCCCGCGGTGATCGCAAGGTGGTGGGGGTGTTCGGGCCCGAGGCCACCCTCCAGGCCTGA
- a CDS encoding ribosomal-processing cysteine protease Prp — protein MIEVEVRRRADRVTGFGVRGHAGLAPRGKDIVCAAVSALTQAAVAGLEDHLGLHPRVHMERGWLECQLAPGDENDPRGQAILATMVLGLQGVAQRHPGRVRVSYVDERE, from the coding sequence GTGATCGAGGTGGAGGTGCGGCGCCGGGCAGACAGGGTGACGGGATTCGGCGTACGGGGGCACGCCGGGCTGGCGCCGCGGGGAAAAGACATCGTGTGTGCTGCTGTCTCCGCCCTCACCCAGGCAGCCGTGGCCGGTCTGGAAGACCATCTGGGCCTGCATCCGCGGGTCCACATGGAAAGGGGCTGGCTGGAATGCCAGCTGGCGCCGGGCGACGAGAATGACCCGCGCGGGCAGGCCATCCTGGCCACCATGGTGCTGGGGTTGCAGGGGGTGGCGCAGCGCCACCCCGGACGGGTCCGGGTCTCGTATGTGGACGAAAGGGAATGA